In Chrysiogenia bacterium, the genomic stretch GGCGCTCGAAGGCAAAGGCCCCCGCAATGGCCAGCAGAAGCAGGCTCATGGAGGACACTGCGCCGCCGCTTGCGCCAATCGTACAGCCGCCGTTGGCTTCTTTGTAGAGATAGATTGCCAAAGAAATCGACTCGACCGCGCCGATGTCGCAGGCGTCTTCATTGCGGGTCTGGCCGATGGCGTCCATCTCCGCACAGGTGGCCGGATCGGCGGCATTGATCGCCGCACTGCCCAGCAGCAGATCGCGGATCGCAATGCGCAGGCCCGGAACTTCAATGAGCTCACCGAGCATGGGATCGTCGCCAATCAGGTCGTCCTCACTCAGCCCGCTGCAGCCGGTGTCGTCGCCGATCAGGTTCACTCCGTTGGAGGTGACGGTGCCGGAACAGTCGTCATGGGCCACCGGGGGCGGTTTCGTGCTGAGTGTGACCAGATCGCTGGCATCGTCGTTGCCGGCAATGATCGAGTTCGTGAGTGTCAGAGCACCGCTGAGAGGATAGATACCGCCGCCGTCTCCGCTGCCGTTGCTATCGGCGTCAGCGGTATTGGAAGCAATCGTGTTGTGGGTCACCTGGATGTTGGCCCCTCCGCTGTTGGAGACATAGAGCCCGCCACCATTGCGGTTCGAGCTGTTGCCGCTGATGGTGTTGTTCAGGAGCGAACCGCTCGAGGTAACCGAATACAGTGCGATGCCGCCGCCATCGTAGTCCGCGCTATTGCTCACGATCGACGTGGCCTCGATTTCGAGCATCTCGGCGAAATTCGCGTTGATTCCGCCCCCGTAAGAGCCGGCCATGTTGCCGCTGATAAGGGAGGTGCCGATCATGGCCGTCGTGCTCGCCCAGTATATGCCGCCACCATCGTATCCGGCATCGTTGTCCACCACGGAGCTGCCCGTGACCACCAGATTGCCTCCGGAAGTTACCAGATAGAGGCCGCCGCCATTGCTGCCTTCGTTGTTTTCGATGTCGCTGTTGGTGAGCGTCAGATCGTACCCGCCGGCGTTGACCGATATTCCGCCGCCGTCGCTTTCGGATGTGTTGCTGGCGATCAAGGCGCCGGTAAGCATCGCCGATCCGCCGGTGCTGCTGCTCAGATAGAGACCGCCGCCGCCGCTGCCGGCAGCATTGAGATTGATCATGCCTCCAGTGATGGTCGGCCCGCCACTACCGTACAGGTAGATTCCGCCGCCCTGATTCCCGGCTGTATTGCCGGTTACATCCGTATTCGTCAGGGTCAGTGTGCCATAACCGTAGATACCGCCGCCTTCACCGCCGCCTTCGTCTTGCGCCGCTTCATTGCCCATGACCACAGAATCGGTCAGGTGCAGCTCTCCGAGATTGAAGTAGATGCCGCCGCCCCCGTCATTCTCGACATAGTTGCCCGCTACAACAACGTCAGTGAGATTCAGGATGTGATCCTGATTAACTCGAATGGCGCCGCCGTCTCCATCGCCATCGCCAACAATGTAACCGCCAGTCAGCGTCATGCCGGAAATCGTGGCCTCGAAACACGGCAGGGCACTGGTCAGCGTAAAGACGCGCCGCTGCGCACCGGCCGATGCGTTGGCATCCACAGTCAGCATTGCTGAACCGGGGCCATCGATGGTGATGTTCTGGGAAATGACCGGCAATGCAGTCACCAGAGTGATGGTCCCCGCCCCACCGGTGAAGAGCGAGGGATCGAAGTTGATCGTGTCCTCGCCCTCGTGGCCCTCGGCCTCGACCAGCGCATCGCGCAGTCGACACGGGCTCTCACAGATCCCGTTGGGCGCATTGCTTGAACCCAGATCGTCGAGACTATCGACGGTGAAGGTCAAAGGCGTGGGGTCGCCGGCGCGCGCGCCGGTGCTCGACCAGGCGATCGCCATTACGGCCAGAATGGCCAGATAAAGAATTCGGTATTTCATGGAGATCCCTTCTTCCCGTTCTCAGGTGCGCAATATGTGCGTTCTCGCCCTGAAACAGCGTCCGAGTGTAGTCGCTGTCCGATCCAGTAAACAGGGCCCCGCCCGGGGCCCCATGAATGAAGCATTTCGCTGCAACGCTCGGACATCCCTACGCCTCAACCCCCAACGCCTTCTTCGCCGTCTCGGCGGCCCAGCGGTAGTCGGCCTTGCCCGAGGGGCTGCGCAGGACTTCATCGACCCAGACGATGTCCTTGGGCGCCTTGTATCCGGCCAGGTGTTCCTTGCACAGAGCGTTGATCTCCTCGGCGGGCGCTTCCCGGCCGTTGCGCGCGCACACGGCAGTGACCTGCTGGCCCCATTTGGGATGGGGGGTGCCGACCACCACGGCGTCGTAGACCGCGTCGTGGAGCTTGAGAATCTTCTCGACTTCTTCGGGATAAACCTTCTCGCCGCCGGTGGCGATGCACACAGAGCCGCGCCCGAAGAGCGTGATGGTCCCGTCGCTCTCGGGGCGCGCGTGGTCACCGGGAATGGAGTAGCGCGTGCCCTCAATCTCGATAAAGGTCTCCTTCGTCTTCTCGGGATCGCCAAGATACCCCAGCGGGATGTGCCCCTCGCGCGCGAGCCAGCCGCTCTCGCCGCTGCCCGGTTCGATGACGCGCGTGAGGTCTTCGCTCAGCACCAGCGATCCCTTCTGGAGCTGGAACTTGGGCTTGGTGCTTCCGCCCTTGCCGGTGACGAGCGCCGCCTGCGCGCCGGACTCCGAAGAGCCCAACCCGTCGGTGATCATCACGCCCGGAATCTTCTCGAGGAACTGCTCCTTGTAATGGGGCGAGAGGATTGCGCCGCCCGAGGCCAGGGCGCGAAGGCTCTTGAGGTCGTATTCCTTCTTCTCGAGTTGCGCGAGTAGCGGCACGGCGAATGCATCGCCCACCATCAGCGTGCTGGTGGCCTTTTCCTTGCCGACCGTGGTCCACACCTCGTCGGGATCGAGAATGCGCGGGTGCGCGGGAATGATGACCGTGCCGCCCATGTGGAAGGCCATGTGCGCATACCAGTGCGCCGCCCCGTGCATGAAAGGCGCCAACGGCAGCGCGCGCATCATGGGGCCCATCATCTGGGCCATGCGGATCATCTGCTCGTAGTTGCCGACCTTCTGCCCGGTCGGAAGCGTGCCGCCCATGGCACCGAAGTAGATGTCCTCCTGGCGCCAGAGCACGCCCTTGGGCATGCCGGTCGTGCCGCCCGTATAGAGGATGTAGAGATCGTCGGCGCTCGGCTCTGCGTCGGGCTTTTCCTCGCTCGAATGCGCGAGGGCTTCCTCGTAATCGACCGCCCCTTCGAGCAGCGCCTCACCCGACTCATCGGCCACCTGAAGAAAGACTTTGAGCTCGGGCAGCTTTCCCCGGATCTCTGCGAGCGTCGGCGCCAGCGAAGCGTGGTAGATGATCGCCCTGGCTTTGGAATCCTTGAGCAGGTACTCGAGTTCCTCACCGGTGTAGCGGTAGTTCACATTGAAGGGTGCAAGGCGCGCGGCGAAGCTGCCGAACATGCCTTCGAGATACTCGTTGCCGTTGTAGAGGTAGAGCGCGAGCTGGTCCTGCCCCGACTCCCACGGCTCAAGCGCGCTGCGGTCCTGCACCTTTCCAAGTCCCTGCTTTCGCAGGTAGTTGGCCA encodes the following:
- a CDS encoding right-handed parallel beta-helix repeat-containing protein, giving the protein MKYRILYLAILAVMAIAWSSTGARAGDPTPLTFTVDSLDDLGSSNAPNGICESPCRLRDALVEAEGHEGEDTINFDPSLFTGGAGTITLVTALPVISQNITIDGPGSAMLTVDANASAGAQRRVFTLTSALPCFEATISGMTLTGGYIVGDGDGDGGAIRVNQDHILNLTDVVVAGNYVENDGGGGIYFNLGELHLTDSVVMGNEAAQDEGGGEGGGIYGYGTLTLTNTDVTGNTAGNQGGGIYLYGSGGPTITGGMINLNAAGSGGGGLYLSSSTGGSAMLTGALIASNTSESDGGGISVNAGGYDLTLTNSDIENNEGSNGGGLYLVTSGGNLVVTGSSVVDNDAGYDGGGIYWASTTAMIGTSLISGNMAGSYGGGINANFAEMLEIEATSIVSNSADYDGGGIALYSVTSSGSLLNNTISGNSSNRNGGGLYVSNSGGANIQVTHNTIASNTADADSNGSGDGGGIYPLSGALTLTNSIIAGNDDASDLVTLSTKPPPVAHDDCSGTVTSNGVNLIGDDTGCSGLSEDDLIGDDPMLGELIEVPGLRIAIRDLLLGSAAINAADPATCAEMDAIGQTRNEDACDIGAVESISLAIYLYKEANGGCTIGASGGAVSSMSLLLLAIAGAFAFERRRRRS
- a CDS encoding acyl-CoA synthetase yields the protein MQGRPRWQGRKDPFPWRSPCGGAAPRSGAEGALRRHSSVSGADRRLCDPSALTGISPVGGIRKGRESVADIWNLACTQEAIADAFPERECIIYGDKRFTWTQYRARARRLANYLRKQGLGKVQDRSALEPWESGQDQLALYLYNGNEYLEGMFGSFAARLAPFNVNYRYTGEELEYLLKDSKARAIIYHASLAPTLAEIRGKLPELKVFLQVADESGEALLEGAVDYEEALAHSSEEKPDAEPSADDLYILYTGGTTGMPKGVLWRQEDIYFGAMGGTLPTGQKVGNYEQMIRMAQMMGPMMRALPLAPFMHGAAHWYAHMAFHMGGTVIIPAHPRILDPDEVWTTVGKEKATSTLMVGDAFAVPLLAQLEKKEYDLKSLRALASGGAILSPHYKEQFLEKIPGVMITDGLGSSESGAQAALVTGKGGSTKPKFQLQKGSLVLSEDLTRVIEPGSGESGWLAREGHIPLGYLGDPEKTKETFIEIEGTRYSIPGDHARPESDGTITLFGRGSVCIATGGEKVYPEEVEKILKLHDAVYDAVVVGTPHPKWGQQVTAVCARNGREAPAEEINALCKEHLAGYKAPKDIVWVDEVLRSPSGKADYRWAAETAKKALGVEA